One Desulfatitalea tepidiphila genomic region harbors:
- a CDS encoding UGSC family (seleno)protein: protein MNTGMVLLDPTAELAPARRERLPRPKELAGQCVGLLDISKARGDVFLDEIEARLRADGVSVRRYQKPTFARVAPVALMQQISAECQVVIEALADUGSCTSCSVHDIVDLEGRGIPSVYVASSEFEAAGTAQATALGYDPAAVFVPHPIQDRTDGEMREIARAAVEDLIEAITSHGERR from the coding sequence ATGAATACAGGCATGGTATTGCTCGATCCCACCGCCGAGCTGGCCCCGGCTCGCCGGGAGCGTCTGCCCCGGCCCAAAGAGTTGGCCGGTCAATGCGTGGGGTTGCTGGATATCTCAAAGGCCCGCGGCGATGTGTTTCTCGACGAAATCGAAGCCCGGCTCAGGGCCGACGGCGTATCGGTGCGACGCTATCAGAAGCCGACCTTTGCCCGCGTGGCGCCGGTGGCCCTGATGCAGCAGATCAGCGCCGAATGCCAGGTGGTGATCGAGGCGCTGGCCGACTGAGGGTCGTGCACGTCATGCAGTGTGCATGATATCGTCGATCTGGAAGGCCGGGGGATCCCCAGCGTCTATGTGGCCTCGTCCGAGTTCGAGGCGGCGGGGACGGCCCAGGCGACGGCCCTGGGGTACGACCCGGCGGCGGTGTTCGTTCCCCATCCGATCCAGGATCGCACCGATGGGGAGATGCGGGAGATCGCCCGTGCCGCCGTCGAGGATCTGATCGAGGCCATCACCAGTCACGGAGAACGGAGATGA
- a CDS encoding DUF3683 domain-containing protein — MSRTTSREIPFNYTSADDRRVWSMLLGEEVLAPLERLVFTRRTGRSWRLLMRLIGDLFIFRRNPFLYQQLIDDRDLRQRFFSMVRSDLAQITERSRKTPELDLVLEKCRGQFDALEHELTAAMESRERTRRRLGAIVGDPNVFFDPFTLCAHATDATDWRLHLPVAVVCPSREDQVPPLLRAVAGLGLKAIPRGGGTGLTGGAVPVAPGCVMINTEKLNRIGAIRDVPFDQPDGTTLTLPTLELEAGVITEAAMQAAEAAGLIFAADPTSSWACTIGGNIAENAGGKRAVLWGTAIDNLLGFRIAVADGRLLEVRRLQPDAVRIDPQGSIHFEVSDTATGEALKRIEIHGWQLRKPGLGKDITNKTLQGLPGVQKEGTDGVITSAVFVLHHPYPHQRTVCLEFFGEDMEEAAEVIDRICAAFAEKGREALMALEHFDEEYVRAIQYKARAPRSQRPKAVLLIDVVGHTAQQIDSGLSRLTTLLADYPNTFMAVAQSAQEAERFWRDRKRLGAIAARTNAFKLNEDIVLPVKALAEFAAFVDQLNVEEERANQEEAIWQLLNYMEKAVPIEDPEWLSAKLPRARQLLQAAMEQIKLAGRNHLRNETHLRQVQASLAELLRGYSKVNAEIERDMAEIRNRRIVVATHMHAGDGNVHVNIPVFSNDREMMRHAAEVADVIMEKAVALEGVVSGEHGIGFTKIKHLDAAIMAEFKRYRETADPDGLFNPGKLTDRSVAERVYAPSFNLLEMEARILRYGRLEQLAEKISQCVRCGRCKTPCCVFYPGGNLFYHPRNKNLALIAIIEALLYDAQRSHAVGLRPLHWLGELADHCTLCHKCQAPCPVNIDTAEVSILEREVLIAHGTRQTAWPTRMALAYLASRSPATNAVMRRAVFQWGGALQRLAARLAGGLWRRASVLRPLYAPAPAIAAQPLTRQFPHGHDMNHVLVVSPEQTPTATVFYFPGCGSERLHADIGLAAIFLLLHSGVRVVLPPKFLCCGFPSRANAKTDLTNRLELENTILFNQIRGMLGHLDFDACLITCGTCREALVRMKTDDIFDAPVADVTGFVLDRGLDVRLSGKSCYHQPCHDSLDGRGEALLHDIAPEGVTAVPYCCSEAGTLALSRPDIAAAMLERKRSALAPQFALDPMNQLLTNCPACLNGLSRLGLVAPKHLAVALADACAPKDWRHTTVQHLKRAELIRI; from the coding sequence ATGAGCAGGACCACCTCCAGGGAAATCCCCTTCAACTACACCTCGGCCGACGACCGGCGCGTCTGGAGCATGCTGTTGGGCGAGGAGGTACTCGCACCGTTGGAGCGGCTGGTGTTCACCCGCCGCACCGGGCGGTCGTGGCGTCTGCTCATGCGGCTCATCGGGGATCTGTTCATTTTCCGGCGCAATCCGTTCCTTTACCAGCAGCTGATCGATGACCGCGACCTGCGACAGCGCTTTTTTTCCATGGTGCGCAGCGACCTGGCCCAGATCACCGAACGGAGCCGCAAGACACCCGAGCTGGACCTGGTGCTCGAAAAATGCCGGGGGCAGTTCGATGCCCTGGAACACGAACTGACCGCAGCCATGGAGAGCCGGGAGCGCACCCGCCGCCGGCTCGGCGCCATCGTGGGCGATCCCAATGTCTTTTTCGATCCCTTCACCCTCTGCGCCCACGCCACCGATGCCACCGACTGGCGCCTGCATCTGCCCGTGGCCGTGGTCTGCCCGAGCCGGGAAGACCAGGTGCCGCCCCTGCTGCGGGCCGTCGCCGGTCTCGGTCTCAAGGCGATCCCCCGGGGAGGCGGCACGGGCCTGACCGGCGGGGCGGTGCCGGTGGCGCCCGGCTGCGTGATGATCAACACCGAAAAGCTCAACCGCATCGGCGCGATCCGCGACGTGCCCTTCGACCAGCCCGACGGCACCACCCTGACCCTGCCCACCCTCGAACTGGAGGCCGGGGTCATCACCGAGGCGGCCATGCAGGCGGCCGAGGCGGCCGGCCTGATCTTCGCCGCCGATCCCACCTCCTCGTGGGCCTGCACCATCGGCGGCAACATCGCCGAGAACGCCGGCGGCAAGCGCGCCGTGCTGTGGGGAACGGCCATCGACAACCTGCTCGGATTTCGCATCGCAGTGGCCGACGGCCGCCTGCTCGAGGTGCGGCGGCTGCAGCCCGACGCCGTGCGCATCGATCCCCAAGGCTCGATTCACTTCGAGGTGAGCGACACGGCCACCGGCGAAGCCCTCAAACGCATCGAGATCCACGGCTGGCAACTGCGCAAGCCCGGCCTGGGAAAGGATATCACCAACAAGACCCTCCAAGGCCTTCCGGGCGTCCAGAAAGAAGGCACCGACGGCGTCATCACCTCCGCCGTGTTCGTGCTGCATCACCCCTATCCCCATCAGCGCACCGTCTGCCTCGAATTCTTCGGCGAAGACATGGAAGAGGCCGCCGAGGTGATCGACCGAATCTGCGCGGCCTTTGCCGAAAAGGGGCGCGAAGCCCTGATGGCCCTGGAGCACTTCGACGAAGAATATGTGCGCGCCATTCAGTACAAGGCCAGGGCGCCCCGCAGCCAGCGTCCCAAGGCCGTGCTGCTCATCGATGTCGTGGGCCACACCGCTCAGCAGATCGACAGCGGCCTGTCCCGCCTGACCACCCTGCTGGCCGACTATCCCAACACTTTCATGGCCGTGGCCCAGAGCGCCCAGGAGGCCGAGCGGTTCTGGCGCGACCGCAAGCGGCTGGGGGCCATCGCGGCGCGCACCAACGCCTTCAAGCTCAACGAAGACATCGTGCTACCGGTCAAGGCCCTGGCTGAGTTCGCCGCCTTCGTCGACCAGCTCAACGTGGAGGAGGAGCGCGCCAACCAGGAAGAGGCGATCTGGCAGCTACTGAACTACATGGAAAAGGCCGTTCCCATCGAGGACCCGGAATGGCTGAGCGCCAAACTGCCCCGGGCACGGCAACTGCTCCAGGCCGCCATGGAGCAGATCAAGCTGGCCGGCCGCAACCACCTGCGCAACGAAACCCACCTGCGCCAGGTCCAGGCATCCCTCGCCGAATTGCTGCGCGGCTACAGCAAGGTCAACGCGGAAATTGAACGCGACATGGCCGAGATCCGCAACCGCCGTATCGTGGTCGCGACCCACATGCACGCCGGAGACGGCAACGTGCATGTCAACATCCCGGTCTTTTCCAATGACCGGGAGATGATGCGCCACGCCGCCGAAGTGGCGGATGTGATCATGGAAAAGGCGGTGGCGCTCGAAGGGGTGGTGAGCGGCGAACACGGCATCGGATTCACCAAGATCAAGCATCTGGACGCCGCGATCATGGCCGAATTCAAACGCTACCGGGAGACGGCCGATCCGGACGGCCTGTTCAACCCGGGCAAGCTGACCGATCGGAGCGTGGCCGAGCGGGTCTATGCCCCGTCGTTCAACCTCCTCGAAATGGAGGCGCGGATCCTGCGTTACGGCCGCCTGGAACAACTGGCCGAAAAGATCTCCCAATGCGTGCGCTGCGGCCGCTGCAAGACCCCCTGCTGCGTCTTCTACCCGGGCGGCAATCTCTTCTATCACCCGCGCAACAAGAACCTGGCCCTGATCGCCATCATCGAAGCCTTGCTCTACGATGCCCAGCGCTCCCATGCCGTGGGGCTGCGCCCCCTGCACTGGCTGGGCGAACTGGCCGACCACTGCACCCTGTGCCACAAATGCCAGGCGCCCTGCCCGGTGAACATCGATACGGCCGAAGTCTCGATCCTCGAACGCGAGGTGCTGATCGCCCACGGCACCCGACAGACCGCGTGGCCCACGCGCATGGCCCTGGCCTACCTCGCCTCGCGCTCGCCGGCCACCAATGCCGTGATGCGGCGCGCCGTCTTCCAATGGGGAGGAGCGCTTCAGCGGCTCGCCGCGCGTCTCGCCGGCGGCCTGTGGCGCCGCGCCTCGGTGCTGCGACCGCTCTATGCGCCGGCGCCGGCCATCGCCGCCCAGCCGCTCACCAGGCAATTCCCCCACGGCCACGATATGAACCATGTACTGGTGGTCTCGCCGGAGCAGACGCCGACGGCCACCGTATTCTACTTTCCCGGCTGCGGCTCAGAACGGCTGCATGCCGACATCGGACTGGCCGCCATCTTCCTGCTGCTGCACAGCGGCGTGCGCGTGGTGCTGCCGCCGAAATTTCTCTGCTGCGGTTTTCCGTCCCGCGCCAATGCCAAGACCGACCTGACCAACCGCCTGGAGTTGGAGAACACCATCCTCTTCAACCAGATCCGCGGCATGCTGGGGCATCTCGATTTCGATGCCTGCCTGATCACCTGCGGCACCTGCCGTGAGGCCCTGGTGCGCATGAAAACCGACGACATCTTCGATGCGCCGGTCGCCGACGTGACGGGCTTTGTGCTGGACCGCGGACTCGACGTCCGGCTTTCGGGCAAAAGTTGTTATCATCAACCCTGCCACGACTCCCTCGACGGTCGGGGCGAGGCGCTGCTGCACGACATCGCCCCCGAAGGGGTGACCGCCGTGCCGTACTGCTGCTCTGAGGCCGGCACCCTGGCATTGAGTCGCCCGGACATCGCCGCCGCCATGCTGGAACGCAAACGATCGGCCCTCGCGCCCCAGTTCGCCCTCGACCCCATGAACCAGTTGCTGACCAACTGTCCGGCCTGCCTCAACGGCCTGAGCCGCTTGGGGCTCGTGGCGCCCAAACACCTGGCCGTGGCCCTGGCCGACGCCTGCGCACCGAAAGATTGGCGCCACACGACCGTCCAGCACCTGAAGCGCGCCGAGCTGATCCGGATCTGA
- a CDS encoding PaaI family thioesterase codes for MLSLNPDHVQAVLHAINQGPYFKHLSMPVKEMGGGYSVVELQVGREHLNPFGGIHGGVYASIIDTAAYWAVYCELDEGVGMISIDLKIDFLAPISDGVITARGKSIKIGKTMCLAEATAVDQDGKWLAHGTSKMMITRGLQTIRDVFGFVGVASLPPKFLPST; via the coding sequence ATGCTTTCACTCAATCCCGATCACGTGCAGGCCGTGCTCCATGCAATCAATCAAGGTCCCTACTTCAAACATTTGTCCATGCCGGTCAAAGAGATGGGGGGCGGGTATTCCGTTGTGGAACTCCAGGTCGGCCGTGAACATCTCAATCCTTTTGGCGGGATACATGGCGGCGTCTATGCGTCGATCATCGATACGGCCGCTTATTGGGCTGTCTATTGCGAACTCGATGAAGGCGTCGGCATGATCTCCATCGACTTGAAGATCGACTTTCTGGCACCCATCAGCGATGGGGTCATCACAGCCAGGGGAAAAAGCATCAAGATCGGCAAAACCATGTGCCTGGCCGAGGCGACCGCTGTCGATCAAGATGGCAAATGGCTCGCGCACGGGACATCCAAGATGATGATCACCAGGGGATTGCAGACCATCAGGGACGTTTTTGGGTTTGTGGGCGTCGCATCGTTACCCCCCAAGTTTTTACCCTCTACTTAA
- a CDS encoding ABC transporter ATP-binding protein — translation MIRTEALNIHLLDFSLRNVNLSVNENEFFVLMGPTGAGKTVLLEAIAGLIKVDGGKIFIGETEVTGLPSEKRGVGIVYQDHALFPHLDVMENITYGLRYHGIEAGEGRARLKGLMDLLGIAHLLTRLPIHLSGGEKQRVTLARALIVRPHVLLLDEPLSAIDPGFREEIRTAIKTLHQTTQTTFLMVTHDFGEALSLADRGAIILQGEIAQTGAIQDLFHRPASMAVAEFVGMKNIFEARFENSIAHVRNLRIQLNAPVNPRHRYLAIRPEDITMRRNSSPQEQSNRFHAVVTAVAGQGFAYEVQLKCGELTVKTMVSKRAIVDLELREGANVVVLVDAVAIHTF, via the coding sequence ATGATCCGCACCGAAGCATTGAACATCCACCTCCTAGATTTTTCTCTGCGGAACGTCAATCTCTCCGTCAACGAGAATGAATTCTTCGTCCTCATGGGACCCACCGGGGCCGGCAAGACCGTCCTCCTTGAAGCGATCGCCGGATTGATTAAGGTCGACGGCGGCAAAATCTTCATCGGAGAAACGGAGGTCACCGGTTTGCCTTCGGAAAAACGGGGCGTGGGCATCGTCTACCAGGACCATGCGCTGTTTCCCCATCTCGACGTCATGGAGAATATCACCTATGGCCTGCGGTACCATGGTATCGAGGCTGGTGAAGGCCGGGCGAGGCTTAAGGGATTGATGGATTTGCTGGGGATCGCGCACCTGCTCACCCGCCTTCCCATTCATCTCAGCGGCGGAGAAAAGCAACGGGTCACATTGGCCAGAGCCCTGATTGTGCGCCCCCATGTCCTGCTTCTGGATGAACCGCTGTCCGCCATCGACCCGGGCTTCAGGGAAGAAATCCGCACCGCCATCAAGACGCTGCATCAAACGACCCAAACCACCTTCCTGATGGTGACTCACGACTTCGGCGAAGCGTTATCCCTGGCCGACCGCGGAGCTATCATTCTACAGGGTGAAATCGCCCAGACAGGGGCCATTCAGGATCTCTTTCACCGGCCCGCCTCCATGGCCGTCGCCGAATTCGTGGGCATGAAAAACATTTTCGAGGCAAGGTTCGAAAACAGCATCGCCCATGTCCGAAACCTTCGCATCCAGCTCAACGCCCCCGTAAACCCGCGTCATCGATATCTCGCGATTCGTCCCGAGGACATCACCATGCGCCGAAATTCATCCCCACAGGAACAGTCCAACCGCTTCCACGCGGTCGTCACCGCCGTCGCAGGTCAGGGCTTCGCCTATGAAGTCCAGCTGAAATGCGGAGAACTCACCGTCAAGACCATGGTATCGAAACGAGCCATCGTGGACCTGGAGCTTCGGGAAGGCGCAAACGTTGTTGTCTTGGTTGACGCCGTGGCCATTCATACTTTCTAA
- a CDS encoding ABC transporter permease has product MRRKELFFWLTLTCGIVIVAYILLPLVELMTSSSIPALWESIHDKEVVRSIRLSVFSAGSAALISFLFGTPLAYLLARQDFRGKRLLEAIIDLPIVIPHPVVGIAILGIAGKNHWIGRLLFDLGIRIMGSVTGIIVALTFVGIPFYIHSAKAGFMAVSPRLEKVSRSLGASMTGTFLRITFPLAWRSMLIGIIMCSARAISEFGAVVVIAYHPMTAPVLIYERFESYGLKYSQPVAVWLVIVSLFLFLFLRILTTRETREK; this is encoded by the coding sequence ATGCGAAGAAAGGAGCTGTTTTTCTGGCTCACACTGACTTGCGGCATCGTCATCGTCGCCTATATTCTCCTGCCGCTGGTCGAGTTGATGACCTCCTCTTCCATACCCGCCTTGTGGGAGAGCATCCATGACAAGGAAGTGGTGCGGTCGATCCGGCTGAGCGTCTTTTCGGCCGGATCGGCCGCCCTCATCTCGTTTCTGTTTGGCACACCGCTGGCCTACCTGCTGGCACGCCAGGATTTCAGAGGCAAACGCCTCCTCGAGGCCATTATCGATCTTCCCATCGTCATTCCCCATCCAGTGGTCGGCATCGCCATTCTGGGCATCGCCGGAAAAAACCATTGGATCGGCCGGCTCCTCTTCGACCTGGGCATTCGCATCATGGGGAGCGTCACCGGCATCATCGTCGCCCTGACCTTTGTCGGGATTCCCTTCTATATCCATAGCGCAAAGGCGGGATTCATGGCCGTCTCTCCCCGACTCGAAAAAGTTTCAAGAAGTCTGGGGGCCTCCATGACCGGGACCTTCCTGCGCATCACCTTCCCCCTGGCCTGGCGCAGCATGCTCATCGGCATCATCATGTGCAGCGCCCGTGCCATCAGCGAATTCGGCGCCGTGGTCGTGATCGCCTACCACCCCATGACCGCCCCGGTCCTCATCTACGAACGCTTTGAATCCTATGGATTGAAGTACTCCCAACCCGTGGCCGTCTGGCTCGTCATCGTCTCTCTTTTCCTTTTTCTTTTTCTTCGTATCCTGACGACGCGGGAGACAAGGGAGAAATGA
- the wtpA gene encoding tungstate ABC transporter substrate-binding protein WtpA, with amino-acid sequence MKKASLFSLIAVFSFVFASILAAGAAQAEPQGKLVMFHAGSLSVPFQAMEKAFEAQYPKVDLVREASGSQQAARKVTDLKKPCDIIGSADYKVIDKLLVPDYADWNIRFATNQLVLCYTDKSKYADTINAGNWYEILQKKGVVWGHSDPNLDPCGYRALMVLQLAEKHYRKPGLYEAAIANRPLENIRPKSVELVSLLQTGNMDYAWEYLSVAVQHGLKYVVLPDEINLGNYQFDDFYTQATVKVSGKEPGTLMELKGGSCTYGITLIKNAPNPEAAVAFLQYMLSPDGGLKILKDMGQPPFIPCQVPTAAMQERLPKELKPLVEVKN; translated from the coding sequence ATGAAGAAAGCATCGCTTTTCAGTCTGATCGCCGTATTTTCTTTTGTGTTCGCATCGATCCTGGCGGCAGGTGCCGCCCAGGCCGAACCGCAAGGCAAGCTGGTCATGTTCCATGCAGGCAGCCTTTCGGTGCCCTTTCAGGCCATGGAAAAGGCCTTCGAGGCCCAATACCCCAAAGTGGACCTGGTCCGCGAAGCCAGCGGCAGCCAGCAGGCGGCCCGCAAAGTGACCGACCTGAAAAAGCCCTGCGACATCATCGGATCGGCGGATTACAAGGTCATCGACAAGCTGCTCGTTCCCGATTATGCAGATTGGAACATCCGGTTTGCCACCAACCAGCTCGTCCTCTGTTACACGGACAAGAGCAAATACGCCGACACGATCAATGCCGGCAACTGGTATGAGATTCTCCAGAAAAAGGGCGTGGTCTGGGGGCACTCGGATCCCAACCTGGATCCCTGTGGATATCGCGCACTCATGGTGCTCCAACTGGCGGAGAAGCACTACCGCAAACCCGGCCTTTACGAGGCCGCCATCGCCAACCGCCCCCTGGAAAATATCCGTCCCAAATCGGTGGAGCTGGTTTCCCTGCTCCAGACCGGAAACATGGACTATGCCTGGGAATACCTTTCGGTCGCCGTCCAGCACGGCCTGAAGTATGTGGTCCTGCCCGATGAGATCAATCTGGGCAACTATCAATTCGACGATTTCTACACCCAGGCCACGGTCAAGGTGTCGGGGAAAGAGCCTGGCACCCTGATGGAGCTCAAAGGGGGGTCGTGCACCTATGGCATCACCCTGATCAAAAACGCACCCAACCCGGAGGCGGCCGTCGCCTTTCTCCAATACATGCTCTCGCCCGACGGCGGCCTGAAAATTCTGAAGGATATGGGCCAACCGCCGTTCATCCCGTGCCAGGTGCCCACGGCGGCCATGCAGGAACGGCTCCCGAAAGAACTGAAACCCCTCGTGGAAGTCAAAAACTAG
- a CDS encoding methyl-accepting chemotaxis protein gives MKVNLKSISSKLMLIGISAALIPLCVVGYISFTKARDALVTLSMNQARDVAVDLSRLTRTILESEVHKAAAMAAQPDVLRVATAVEEKGLSGSGEMIAATAQALKKQFAKMGDYYQGIFIADAKGQIYTGILENGSVYQGVDIANNPTFLKLKRTGKPDIDEVIRSAATKKLITTAAAPITSEAGRFLGIFGIVIKAEYFTELISKRTIGRTGYAYMINKGGLPIAHPNADIILNPAVADIPEMKHINSRMIGGDTGVEEYTFRGADKIAGFAPVGVNGWSIAVTQNRQEFLVASNAIRSAIVLVGLFAVVATTVLVLVSARTITRPINAAVAGLKDIAQGEGDLTLRLRVDSRDEVGDLARWFNTFIEKLQGIIRQIAHGVETLSASSTELSAISEQMSQAAQNTSEKSNVVATASEEMSTNMANVAAAMEQSATNTQAVATAAEQMSATVNEIAKNSERARSISDTAARKSAETSGRMDHLGNAAQAIGHVVEAITDISEQVNLLALNATIEAARAGEAGKGFAVVANEIKELAKQTAEATQDIKEKIGTIQDTTSLTVKDIEEITRIIQEVNDVVSGIATAVEEQSTATSEIAGNVSQAARGIQEVNTNVSQSSSVAGEISRDIVEVSATANEMSSSSSQVNMSADDLAKLAEQLKLMVGQFKI, from the coding sequence ATGAAGGTCAACCTGAAATCCATTTCGTCCAAACTGATGCTGATCGGTATATCTGCGGCCCTGATCCCCTTGTGCGTGGTGGGGTATATCTCGTTTACCAAGGCACGCGACGCGTTGGTGACCTTGTCGATGAACCAGGCGCGCGACGTTGCCGTGGACTTGAGCCGGTTGACCCGGACCATCCTGGAATCCGAGGTGCACAAAGCCGCCGCCATGGCAGCCCAACCCGATGTCCTTCGGGTCGCAACGGCGGTCGAGGAAAAGGGCCTATCCGGGTCCGGAGAGATGATCGCGGCCACAGCGCAGGCGCTCAAAAAACAATTCGCTAAAATGGGCGATTATTATCAGGGGATATTCATCGCCGATGCCAAAGGTCAAATATACACCGGTATCCTGGAAAACGGCAGCGTCTATCAGGGGGTGGACATCGCCAACAATCCCACATTCCTGAAGTTGAAAAGGACCGGCAAGCCGGATATCGATGAGGTTATCCGCTCCGCGGCCACCAAAAAACTGATCACCACCGCCGCCGCTCCCATCACATCGGAAGCCGGCCGGTTCCTGGGAATTTTCGGCATCGTCATCAAGGCGGAATATTTCACCGAGCTGATTTCAAAACGCACCATCGGCCGGACCGGTTACGCCTACATGATCAACAAGGGAGGGCTGCCCATTGCCCATCCGAACGCCGATATCATATTGAATCCCGCCGTGGCCGATATCCCTGAAATGAAGCATATCAACAGCCGGATGATTGGGGGGGATACCGGTGTGGAGGAGTATACGTTCAGAGGCGCCGATAAGATCGCCGGATTCGCCCCCGTGGGCGTCAACGGCTGGTCCATCGCCGTTACCCAGAACCGGCAGGAGTTCCTGGTGGCCTCGAACGCCATCCGCAGTGCCATCGTCCTGGTCGGCCTCTTTGCCGTGGTGGCGACCACAGTGCTTGTACTGGTGTCCGCACGCACCATCACGCGGCCGATCAATGCCGCGGTAGCGGGTTTGAAAGATATCGCCCAGGGTGAAGGCGACCTGACCCTGCGCCTGCGCGTCGACAGCCGGGACGAGGTGGGCGACCTGGCCAGGTGGTTCAACACTTTCATAGAAAAGCTCCAGGGCATCATTCGGCAGATTGCCCACGGCGTGGAGACACTCTCCGCCTCGTCCACGGAGCTGTCGGCCATCTCCGAGCAGATGTCCCAGGCGGCCCAAAACACGTCCGAAAAATCCAACGTGGTGGCCACCGCTTCGGAGGAGATGAGCACCAACATGGCCAATGTGGCCGCCGCCATGGAGCAGTCGGCGACCAATACCCAGGCGGTGGCCACGGCGGCCGAGCAGATGTCGGCCACGGTCAACGAAATCGCCAAGAACTCCGAGCGGGCGCGTTCGATATCGGACACTGCCGCGCGCAAGTCGGCAGAGACATCGGGACGGATGGACCATCTCGGCAACGCGGCCCAGGCCATCGGCCATGTGGTGGAAGCCATCACCGACATCTCCGAACAAGTCAATCTGCTGGCCCTCAACGCGACCATCGAGGCCGCCCGGGCCGGTGAAGCCGGCAAGGGGTTTGCGGTGGTCGCCAATGAAATCAAGGAGCTGGCCAAGCAAACCGCCGAAGCCACCCAGGACATCAAAGAGAAGATCGGCACCATTCAAGACACCACATCCCTCACGGTCAAGGACATCGAGGAGATCACCCGGATCATCCAGGAGGTCAACGACGTCGTGTCGGGCATCGCCACGGCGGTGGAAGAGCAGTCCACGGCTACATCCGAAATCGCCGGCAACGTGTCCCAGGCGGCCCGGGGCATCCAGGAGGTCAACACCAATGTCAGCCAAAGCTCATCGGTAGCCGGAGAAATCTCCCGGGATATCGTCGAGGTCAGTGCGACGGCCAATGAAATGTCCTCGAGCAGCAGCCAGGTCAATATGAGCGCCGATGATTTGGCCAAACTGGCCGAACAATTGAAGCTGATGGTGGGGCAATTCAAGATCTAA
- a CDS encoding VOC family protein — translation MVQNPPKDMPRIIPYLHYNHVEKAVEWLCSVFGFKVSFTLPDKKGGLMHAEITYADGVVMLGPANREYNSLSPLDLKGVNQGLYVYVEDVDRHHESAKAKGAVIVMPPEDMFWGDRVYAANDLEGHMWTFGQHTKDIPPEQMRPPEY, via the coding sequence ATGGTACAGAACCCACCTAAAGATATGCCGCGTATTATTCCATACTTGCATTACAATCATGTCGAAAAAGCCGTCGAGTGGCTGTGCTCGGTCTTCGGTTTCAAGGTCAGCTTCACCTTGCCGGATAAAAAGGGCGGATTGATGCATGCCGAAATCACATACGCCGACGGCGTGGTGATGCTGGGCCCGGCCAACCGGGAATACAACAGCTTGAGCCCCCTCGATTTGAAGGGTGTCAATCAAGGGCTCTATGTCTATGTGGAAGATGTGGACCGCCACCACGAAAGTGCCAAAGCCAAGGGCGCCGTGATCGTCATGCCGCCCGAAGATATGTTCTGGGGAGATCGTGTTTATGCGGCCAATGATCTGGAGGGCCACATGTGGACCTTCGGCCAGCATACGAAGGATATTCCACCCGAGCAGATGCGCCCACCGGAATATTAG